The Polaribacter tangerinus genome has a segment encoding these proteins:
- a CDS encoding response regulator transcription factor, whose protein sequence is MIKYSVVIVDDHTLLSQAIAGMVNTFPKFKVLYTCKNGQEVIDKFSASPKNVPDLVLMDINMPIMNGIETTSWITENHETVNVMALSVEDEDTTILKMLKVGAIGYLLKDTEKHVLEKALTEIVENGFYHTKNVTNLLMKSVSGENNNEIVFKDREIKFMRLSCSELTYKEIADKMCLSPKTIDGYRDVLFTKLNVKNRVGMVMYAIKNKIYTP, encoded by the coding sequence ATGATTAAATATTCTGTAGTAATTGTAGACGATCATACCTTATTATCTCAAGCAATAGCAGGTATGGTAAACACTTTTCCGAAATTTAAAGTTTTATATACTTGTAAAAACGGTCAAGAAGTGATAGATAAGTTTTCGGCATCTCCTAAAAATGTTCCAGATTTGGTACTGATGGATATCAATATGCCTATAATGAACGGTATTGAAACAACTAGTTGGATTACCGAGAACCATGAAACTGTAAATGTAATGGCACTTTCTGTAGAAGATGAAGATACTACCATTTTAAAAATGCTAAAAGTGGGTGCTATCGGATACCTTTTAAAAGATACAGAAAAGCATGTATTAGAAAAAGCATTAACAGAAATTGTAGAAAATGGTTTTTATCATACTAAAAATGTAACAAACTTACTTATGAAATCTGTTTCAGGAGAAAACAATAATGAAATTGTTTTTAAAGACAGAGAAATAAAATTTATGCGTTTGTCATGTTCTGAATTAACCTACAAAGAAATTGCCGATAAAATGTGTTTAAGTCCGAAAACTATTGATGGATATCGAGATGTTTTGTTTACAAAGTTGAATGTAAAAAACCGGGTTGGTATGGTAATGTATGCGATAAAAAATAAGATTTATACTCCATAA
- a CDS encoding F0F1 ATP synthase subunit epsilon — protein MYLEIVTPEAILFSSEVDLFSAPGTDGEFQILNNHAPIVSILKEGEIKIHIHTQDHLVLDDLHGKLTAHADDDKVLTLAINSGTLELNDNKAIILAD, from the coding sequence ATGTATTTAGAAATTGTAACACCAGAAGCTATTTTATTTTCCTCGGAAGTTGATTTATTTTCGGCACCTGGAACAGACGGAGAGTTTCAAATATTAAACAATCACGCTCCTATAGTTTCTATTCTTAAAGAAGGTGAAATAAAAATACATATTCACACCCAAGATCATTTAGTTTTAGATGATTTGCACGGAAAACTGACTGCACATGCAGATGATGACAAAGTGTTAACATTGGCCATTAATTCCGGAACTTTAGAGTTGAATGATAATAAAGCCATTATTTTAGCAGATTAA
- a CDS encoding ABC transporter permease, which translates to MSFPFYIAKRYLFTKTSNNAVNIITMIASFGVIVSSLALFIILSGFSGLRTFSYSLLEVSDPDVKITAVKGKSFLVTDSIQQLILSLPEIKAASHVIEERVFLEYNSKNEISYIKGVQNNYPLITAIDSSLEQGSWLQTDFKNTAVIGGQISNKLSLGTLNFGTPLKIMVPKAGKGFINPRNPFRKIEVQIVGVYSGTEEFASKFVFTEIQDARKLLDYKENEVTGIEISVHNYLEAPTVVNKLTEKLGINFKIQTKEQLNEVFYKVINTENVVSYLIFTLIVIIALFNVIGAIIMMIIDKKDNLKTLYNLGLTVTELKKIFVFQGFLLTFFGMCVGVFLGVLLVFLQQQFAFFMIVPELAYPVEFRFINFVVVIFTLTILGFIAAKIASSRITKEFIEK; encoded by the coding sequence TTGAGTTTTCCTTTTTACATAGCCAAAAGATACTTATTTACAAAAACCAGTAATAATGCTGTTAATATTATTACTATGATAGCCTCTTTTGGCGTAATAGTTAGTTCATTAGCTTTATTTATTATTCTCTCTGGTTTTTCTGGTTTGCGAACTTTTAGTTACAGTTTGTTAGAAGTCTCCGACCCTGATGTGAAAATAACAGCAGTTAAAGGAAAATCTTTTCTTGTAACCGATAGTATTCAGCAATTAATTTTAAGCTTACCAGAAATTAAAGCAGCTTCACATGTAATTGAAGAACGAGTTTTTTTAGAATACAATTCTAAAAATGAAATTAGTTACATAAAAGGAGTTCAAAATAATTATCCACTTATTACAGCAATAGACAGTTCTTTAGAGCAAGGCAGTTGGTTGCAAACAGATTTTAAAAATACAGCAGTTATTGGTGGTCAAATATCTAATAAATTATCATTAGGAACTTTAAATTTTGGAACCCCTTTAAAAATTATGGTTCCTAAGGCAGGAAAAGGTTTTATAAACCCTAGAAATCCCTTTCGAAAAATAGAAGTTCAAATAGTAGGAGTATATTCTGGTACAGAAGAATTTGCAAGTAAATTTGTTTTTACAGAGATACAAGATGCCAGAAAATTATTAGATTACAAAGAGAATGAAGTAACGGGCATCGAAATAAGTGTGCATAATTATTTAGAGGCACCAACCGTGGTAAATAAACTAACCGAAAAGTTGGGTATTAACTTTAAGATACAAACAAAAGAGCAGCTAAATGAGGTTTTCTACAAAGTTATAAATACAGAAAACGTTGTTTCTTATTTAATTTTTACACTCATTGTAATTATCGCTTTATTTAATGTAATAGGAGCTATTATTATGATGATAATAGACAAAAAAGATAACTTAAAGACACTTTATAATTTAGGACTTACTGTTACAGAGCTGAAAAAAATATTTGTTTTTCAGGGATTTTTACTTACATTTTTTGGAATGTGTGTAGGCGTATTTTTGGGTGTATTATTAGTTTTCCTTCAACAACAGTTTGCATTTTTTATGATTGTTCCAGAATTGGCATATCCAGTAGAATTCCGTTTTATAAATTTTGTAGTTGTTATTTTTACGCTTACAATATTGGGCTTTATAGCAGCAAAAATTGCCAGCAGTCGAATTACAAAAGAATTTATAGAAAAATAG
- a CDS encoding sensor histidine kinase, giving the protein MEYKTEALVALSATLIIIFITIALIILFSVFQKRKNLLLQQKKEDKKKFEKEIAETQIEIREETLRNISWELHDNIGQLLTLAKIQLQNATPNNLHEVSETITKGLTEVRSLSKLINPEAIKNIDLMEAIELEIDRFNRMNFLKASLQVSGEKQKINKKSSIIIFRILQEFFSNTIKHSKAKKLDIKVLFDKNVLDITVSDDGIGFIPVNNKNSGIGIENIKTRAKLIGAKAIFKSELNQGTSLNITYKL; this is encoded by the coding sequence ATGGAGTACAAAACAGAGGCATTAGTTGCTTTATCAGCAACATTAATCATAATTTTTATTACTATAGCTCTAATCATTTTATTTAGTGTTTTTCAAAAAAGAAAAAACCTCTTACTTCAACAAAAAAAAGAGGATAAGAAAAAATTTGAAAAAGAAATTGCAGAAACTCAAATAGAAATTAGAGAAGAAACATTAAGAAACATTAGTTGGGAATTACACGATAATATTGGGCAGCTTTTAACATTGGCAAAAATTCAGTTACAAAATGCTACGCCAAACAACCTACATGAAGTATCAGAAACTATTACAAAAGGTCTTACAGAAGTTCGTTCTTTATCTAAATTAATAAACCCAGAGGCAATAAAAAACATCGATTTAATGGAAGCCATTGAGTTAGAAATTGACCGCTTTAATAGAATGAATTTTTTAAAAGCTTCATTGCAAGTTTCTGGTGAAAAACAAAAGATTAATAAAAAATCTAGCATTATTATTTTTAGAATTTTGCAAGAATTTTTTTCGAATACAATAAAACATTCCAAAGCTAAAAAGCTCGATATAAAAGTATTATTTGATAAAAATGTATTAGACATAACTGTTTCAGATGATGGTATCGGCTTTATCCCTGTAAATAATAAGAATTCTGGTATTGGAATAGAAAACATTAAAACGAGAGCAAAGTTAATTGGTGCAAAGGCTATTTTTAAGTCGGAATTAAACCAAGGAACCTCGCTAAATATAACATACAAATTATGA
- the rbfA gene encoding 30S ribosome-binding factor RbfA, translating to MEETNRQRKIAGVLQKDLVDVLQKAAQDGMKGVIISVSKVHVTADLGVAKVYLSIFPSEKREEIIKGVVSNTPLIRHEMAKRTRNQLRRMPELLFFGDDTLDYIEEIDKSLKGEDANPIKNPEVLPKRQKK from the coding sequence ATGGAAGAAACAAACAGACAGCGTAAAATAGCAGGTGTTTTACAAAAAGATTTGGTAGATGTTTTGCAAAAAGCTGCACAAGACGGTATGAAAGGAGTAATTATCTCTGTTTCTAAGGTTCATGTTACTGCAGATTTGGGCGTTGCAAAAGTTTATTTGAGTATTTTTCCATCAGAAAAAAGAGAAGAAATTATAAAAGGAGTAGTTTCTAATACGCCGTTAATTAGACATGAAATGGCAAAAAGAACGCGTAATCAGCTAAGAAGAATGCCAGAATTATTGTTTTTTGGTGATGATACTTTAGATTATATAGAAGAAATTGACAAATCTTTAAAAGGAGAAGATGCAAATCCTATAAAAAACCCAGAAGTATTACCAAAAAGGCAAAAAAAATAA
- a CDS encoding DUF5777 family beta-barrel protein, whose translation MNKKNLFLTIAVFSVFILKAQDKLLDELNEFSNKEVVFELPAFKAMKIGNLQSTKIAEKGDLYLYVSHRFGSVKDGFETLFGLDNANTNIQLLYSFWDGVQFSVSRESLRQTYASAVKIRLIKQSTKFPVNLAFYGTANINAELNEDIFPNLKFGDRMSYAAQILASKRVTDNLSLLIAPSYIRQNLQDLNLVGARNHNQFAMGLGGRYKLSKRVSMNMDYAYNFNRDENSIYKNPLTIGMDLETGGHVFQLLFSNAQSTNEPGFLSQAEGDWNNGVIFFGFNIVRVF comes from the coding sequence ATGAACAAAAAGAATCTTTTTCTCACAATAGCTGTTTTTTCTGTTTTTATATTAAAAGCACAAGACAAATTATTGGACGAATTAAATGAATTTTCTAATAAAGAAGTAGTCTTTGAACTTCCAGCATTTAAAGCAATGAAAATTGGAAATTTACAATCAACTAAAATTGCCGAAAAAGGAGACCTTTATTTATATGTTTCACACAGATTTGGCTCTGTTAAAGATGGTTTTGAAACACTTTTTGGTTTAGACAATGCAAATACAAATATTCAACTACTTTATAGTTTTTGGGATGGTGTTCAATTTAGTGTAAGTAGAGAATCATTAAGACAAACTTATGCCTCAGCTGTTAAAATTCGACTAATAAAACAGTCAACCAAATTTCCTGTTAATTTAGCTTTTTATGGAACTGCAAATATAAATGCAGAATTAAATGAAGACATATTTCCAAATTTGAAATTTGGTGATAGAATGAGTTATGCTGCACAAATTTTGGCGTCAAAAAGGGTTACTGATAATTTGTCTTTATTAATAGCACCTAGCTATATCAGGCAAAATTTACAAGACTTAAACCTTGTTGGTGCTAGAAATCATAATCAATTTGCAATGGGTTTAGGTGGTCGATATAAGTTGAGTAAGCGTGTGAGTATGAATATGGATTATGCATATAATTTCAATAGAGATGAAAACTCAATTTATAAAAATCCTTTAACAATTGGAATGGATTTAGAAACTGGTGGACATGTTTTTCAGTTACTTTTTTCAAATGCTCAATCTACCAATGAACCTGGATTTTTGAGCCAAGCAGAAGGCGATTGGAATAACGGTGTAATATTCTTTGGATTTAATATTGTAAGAGTTTTTTAA
- a CDS encoding YceI family protein: MKKVILISFLLINFSVISQTYFTRTGETNFSASVKAFVPVEAINNSTTVLLKSSSGEIAAQLFITAFDFKIALMQEHFNENYMDANKYPKSFFKGKLKDFNFPEINKKTSYQLLGTLTIKGIEKDISTVADVFFYNGKISLTSEFTILPKDFEIAIPSIVRKKIAEKINVSLNYELVEKK; encoded by the coding sequence ATGAAAAAAGTGATTTTAATATCATTCCTACTTATAAATTTTTCAGTAATCTCACAAACATATTTTACAAGAACAGGTGAAACTAATTTCTCTGCATCAGTAAAAGCTTTTGTACCTGTAGAAGCGATAAATAATAGTACAACTGTATTATTAAAATCATCTTCTGGAGAAATTGCTGCTCAACTTTTTATAACTGCATTTGATTTCAAAATTGCTTTAATGCAAGAGCATTTCAATGAAAATTATATGGATGCAAATAAATATCCTAAATCATTTTTTAAAGGAAAATTAAAAGATTTTAATTTTCCAGAAATCAATAAAAAAACTAGTTACCAACTTTTGGGAACTCTTACAATTAAAGGCATAGAAAAAGATATTTCTACTGTAGCTGATGTTTTTTTCTACAATGGGAAAATCTCACTCACTTCAGAATTTACAATATTACCAAAAGATTTTGAAATTGCAATTCCCAGTATCGTGAGAAAAAAAATAGCCGAAAAAATAAATGTTTCCTTAAATTATGAATTGGTCGAAAAAAAATAA
- a CDS encoding DUF4345 domain-containing protein produces MVVPVSFVYGFNPSLNFNIQLQTTDEHNFFKAIMGLYIGFSIQWTLGIFKNNYLKSALISHIIFMFGLGLGRVLSYFLDGTPTFGYQFGTFAELFLGFYGLWVLKNKNTNFAEK; encoded by the coding sequence ATTGTTGTACCCGTTTCTTTTGTTTATGGATTTAATCCTTCTTTAAACTTTAACATTCAGCTTCAAACAACAGACGAACATAATTTTTTTAAAGCAATTATGGGTTTATACATAGGATTTTCGATACAATGGACGCTCGGAATTTTCAAGAATAACTATTTAAAATCGGCATTGATTTCCCATATTATTTTTATGTTTGGCCTAGGTTTGGGAAGGGTTTTAAGTTACTTTCTAGATGGCACACCAACTTTCGGATATCAATTTGGCACTTTTGCAGAGTTATTTTTAGGTTTTTACGGACTTTGGGTTTTAAAAAATAAAAACACTAATTTTGCAGAAAAATAA
- a CDS encoding OmpA family protein has translation MKHLKLAVIALFTLATIGTVNAQDENNPWAIGFGANVVDIYGSNDFGTQVKDLLGNSDWNALPSISRITGEKYLNKGFSLQVAGALNKIQTLVTEDDSDLLYWSVDAIVKYDLNTLIGETGWFDPYVYLGGGYTSIDSQGEGMLNGGVGFNTWFNENLGLNFQTGTKKGFADEVRSHYQTTLGLVIRFGGKDTDGDGVYDKDDACPEVAGLKDFNGCPDADGDGVKDSDDACVNTPGLAAMNGCPDSDGDGVADKDDMCPSEKGTKANKGCPDTDGDGVVNKNDKCPTEAGAVANGGCPWPDTDGDGILDKDDKCVNVAGVASENGCPEVISMKAKIGIDTFAKAILFNTGRASFKAGITKQLDGMISLMKEYPRAEFAIRGYTDNTGSKALNLRLSDKRANAVRDYLIKNGIDASRLTAKGYGIESPVASNKTRAGRAQNRRVEVKVTN, from the coding sequence ATGAAACATTTAAAATTAGCTGTGATAGCTTTGTTTACGTTGGCAACAATTGGTACCGTAAATGCACAAGATGAAAACAACCCTTGGGCTATCGGTTTTGGGGCAAATGTTGTAGATATCTACGGCAGTAATGATTTTGGAACGCAAGTGAAAGACTTGTTAGGTAATTCTGATTGGAACGCTTTACCTTCTATTTCTAGAATTACAGGAGAAAAATACTTAAACAAAGGTTTTTCTTTACAAGTAGCTGGAGCTTTAAATAAGATCCAAACTTTAGTAACAGAAGACGATTCAGATTTGCTATACTGGTCTGTAGACGCTATTGTAAAGTATGACTTAAATACTTTAATAGGTGAGACTGGTTGGTTTGATCCTTATGTATATTTAGGAGGTGGTTACACTTCTATTGATTCTCAAGGAGAAGGAATGTTAAATGGTGGTGTTGGTTTCAACACTTGGTTTAACGAAAACCTAGGTTTAAACTTTCAAACAGGAACAAAAAAAGGTTTTGCTGATGAGGTAAGATCTCACTACCAAACTACCTTAGGTTTAGTAATTAGATTTGGAGGAAAAGACACAGACGGAGACGGTGTGTATGACAAAGATGATGCTTGTCCAGAAGTTGCAGGTTTAAAAGACTTTAACGGTTGTCCTGATGCAGACGGAGATGGTGTAAAAGATTCTGACGATGCATGTGTAAACACTCCAGGTTTAGCAGCAATGAACGGTTGTCCTGATTCTGACGGAGATGGTGTAGCTGACAAAGATGATATGTGTCCTTCTGAAAAAGGAACTAAAGCAAATAAAGGATGTCCTGATACAGACGGAGATGGAGTTGTAAACAAAAACGACAAGTGTCCTACTGAAGCAGGTGCTGTTGCTAACGGAGGATGTCCTTGGCCAGATACCGATGGAGATGGAATCTTAGACAAAGATGACAAGTGTGTTAATGTAGCTGGTGTTGCATCTGAAAATGGTTGTCCAGAAGTAATTTCTATGAAAGCTAAAATAGGTATAGATACTTTTGCAAAAGCAATCTTATTTAACACTGGTAGAGCTTCTTTCAAAGCAGGAATTACTAAGCAATTAGATGGAATGATTTCTTTAATGAAAGAATATCCAAGAGCTGAGTTTGCAATTAGAGGTTACACTGATAACACTGGTAGCAAGGCGTTAAACTTAAGATTATCTGACAAGAGAGCAAATGCTGTTAGAGATTACTTAATTAAAAACGGAATCGATGCTTCTAGATTAACTGCAAAGGGTTATGGAATAGAAAGCCCAGTTGCTTCTAACAAAACTAGAGCAGGAAGAGCACAAAACAGAAGAGTAGAAGTTAAAGTTACAAACTAA
- the kbl gene encoding glycine C-acetyltransferase encodes MYGKIKDTLKKEIEEIKEAGLYKTERIITSSQDAVIKIASGQEVINFCSNNYLGLSNNSEVIKAAKEALDSHGFGMSSVRFICGTQDIHKQLEQKIASFYTTDDTILYAACFDANGGVFEPLLTKEDAIISDSLNHASIIDGVRLCKSARYRYNNNDMSSLEEQLIEANKHNHRFKIIVTDGVFSMDGIVAKLDEICDLADKYDALVMVDECHATGFIGKTGRGTVELKNVMNRVDIVTGTLGKALGGAMGGYTTGKKEIIEILRQRSRPYLFSNSLAPSLVGGALKVFDIISSDTSLRDQLEWNTNYFRTEMEKAGFDLVGADAAIVPVMLYDAKLSQTMAEMLLIEGIYVIGFFFPVVPKEKARIRVQLSAAHTKEHIDKAVAAFIKVGKALNVI; translated from the coding sequence ATGTACGGAAAAATTAAAGATACTTTAAAAAAAGAAATAGAAGAAATTAAAGAAGCAGGTTTGTATAAAACGGAACGTATTATTACTTCTTCACAAGATGCTGTTATTAAAATAGCGAGTGGTCAGGAAGTAATTAATTTTTGTTCAAATAACTACTTAGGTCTTTCCAATAACTCCGAGGTTATTAAGGCTGCAAAAGAGGCTTTAGACTCTCATGGATTTGGCATGTCTTCGGTTCGTTTTATTTGCGGAACCCAAGACATTCACAAACAATTAGAACAAAAAATTGCTTCATTTTATACTACTGACGATACTATATTGTATGCCGCTTGTTTCGATGCCAATGGTGGTGTTTTTGAACCACTACTAACAAAAGAAGATGCTATAATTTCAGATAGTTTAAACCATGCTTCGATTATAGACGGAGTTCGCTTATGTAAGTCGGCACGCTATCGTTATAACAACAACGATATGAGTTCTTTAGAAGAACAATTAATAGAGGCAAACAAACACAACCACCGATTTAAAATTATTGTAACAGATGGTGTTTTTTCTATGGATGGTATTGTAGCCAAACTAGATGAAATCTGCGATTTAGCAGATAAATATGATGCGCTAGTAATGGTAGATGAGTGTCATGCAACGGGTTTTATTGGTAAGACAGGAAGAGGAACTGTAGAGCTAAAAAATGTAATGAATAGAGTAGATATTGTTACCGGAACTTTAGGGAAAGCTCTAGGAGGCGCTATGGGAGGTTATACTACTGGTAAGAAAGAAATTATTGAAATTTTACGTCAACGTTCACGTCCTTATTTATTTTCGAATTCTTTGGCACCATCCTTAGTGGGAGGAGCATTAAAAGTTTTTGATATTATTTCTTCAGATACTTCGCTAAGAGATCAATTAGAGTGGAATACCAATTATTTTAGAACAGAAATGGAAAAAGCAGGTTTTGATTTGGTTGGTGCAGATGCAGCTATAGTTCCCGTTATGTTATACGATGCAAAGCTATCGCAAACAATGGCAGAAATGCTTTTAATAGAAGGAATTTATGTAATAGGGTTCTTTTTCCCTGTGGTTCCTAAAGAAAAAGCCAGAATAAGAGTACAGTTGTCTGCAGCCCATACAAAAGAGCATATAGACAAGGCTGTTGCCGCATTTATAAAGGTAGGAAAGGCATTAAATGTAATTTAG
- the dusB gene encoding tRNA dihydrouridine synthase DusB, translated as MVKIGPIELPDFPLLLAPMEDVSDPPFRALCKENGADVVYTEFISSEGLIRDAAKSVMKLDIYEKERPVGIQIFGANLESMLQTVDIVEKSNPDIIDINFGCPVKKVVSKGAGAGILKDIDLMVSLTEAMVKRTNLPITVKTRLGWDHDSIKIVEVAERLQDVGCKAISIHGRTRAQMYKGEADWHPIAAVKNNQRMHIPVFGNGDITTPEKAMKMRDEFGLDGAMIGRAAIGYPWFFNEVKHYFKTGKHLDKPTIAERTAVARRHLQMAIDWKGERLGVVETRRHYTNYFKGIPHFKEYRTKMVTSDDPKDVFDTFNEVVNTFGNMIIPQI; from the coding sequence TTGGTAAAAATAGGCCCTATAGAACTTCCAGATTTTCCGCTATTACTAGCTCCTATGGAAGATGTTTCCGACCCACCTTTTAGAGCATTATGCAAGGAAAACGGTGCGGATGTTGTTTACACCGAATTTATTTCTTCTGAAGGGTTAATTCGTGATGCTGCAAAAAGTGTTATGAAGTTAGATATTTATGAAAAAGAAAGACCTGTGGGCATTCAAATTTTTGGTGCAAATTTAGAGTCTATGCTACAAACAGTAGATATTGTAGAAAAATCAAACCCTGATATTATAGATATTAATTTTGGCTGTCCGGTAAAAAAAGTTGTTTCTAAAGGAGCAGGTGCAGGAATTTTAAAAGATATCGATTTAATGGTTTCTTTAACAGAAGCCATGGTAAAAAGAACAAACTTACCAATAACCGTTAAAACTCGTTTAGGTTGGGATCATGATTCTATAAAAATTGTAGAAGTTGCAGAACGTTTGCAGGATGTTGGTTGTAAAGCCATTTCTATTCATGGTAGAACAAGAGCACAAATGTATAAAGGTGAAGCCGATTGGCACCCAATTGCAGCAGTAAAAAATAACCAAAGAATGCATATTCCTGTCTTCGGAAATGGGGATATTACAACTCCTGAAAAAGCCATGAAAATGAGAGATGAATTTGGTTTAGATGGCGCTATGATTGGTAGAGCTGCTATTGGTTATCCTTGGTTTTTTAATGAAGTAAAGCATTATTTTAAAACTGGCAAACATTTAGATAAACCAACAATTGCAGAGAGAACAGCAGTAGCTAGAAGGCACTTACAAATGGCAATAGATTGGAAAGGAGAACGTTTGGGGGTTGTAGAAACAAGAAGGCATTATACCAATTATTTTAAAGGAATTCCGCATTTTAAAGAATACAGAACTAAAATGGTAACTTCAGACGACCCAAAAGATGTTTTTGATACATTTAATGAAGTTGTAAATACTTTTGGAAATATGATTATTCCTCAAATTTAA
- the atpD gene encoding F0F1 ATP synthase subunit beta: protein MSTTKGKVSQIIGPVIDVEFNTENSELPKIYDSLEIKKADGSILVLEVQQHIGEDTVRTISMDATDGLSRGVEVTATGNPIQMPIGNDIYGRLFNVTGEAIDGLGNLPKEGKDGLSIHRAAPKFEDLSVSTEVLFTGIKVIDLIEPYAKGGKIGLFGGAGVGKTVLIQELINNIAKGHGGLSVFAGVGERTREGNDLLREMLESGIIKYGDDFMHSMEEGGWDLSKVDKPGMRDSKATFVFGQMNEPPGARARVALSGLTIAEYFRDGAGDGQGKDVLFFVDNIFRFTQAGSEVSALLGRMPSAVGYQPTLATEMGAMQERITSTKKGSITSVQAVYVPADDLTDPAPATTFAHLDATTVLSRKIAELGIYPAVDPLDSTSRILTADILGDEHYNCAQRVKEILQRYKELQDIIAILGMEELSEEDKLVVHRARRVQRFLSQPFHVAEQFTGIPGVLVDIKDTIKGFNMIMDGELDKYPEAAFNLRGSIQDAIDAGEKMLSEA, encoded by the coding sequence ATGTCTACAACCAAAGGAAAAGTTTCTCAAATTATTGGCCCAGTTATTGACGTTGAATTCAATACTGAAAATAGTGAGTTACCTAAAATTTATGATTCATTAGAAATTAAAAAAGCAGATGGATCAATTTTAGTATTAGAGGTTCAACAACATATTGGAGAAGATACCGTTAGAACCATTTCTATGGATGCAACTGATGGTTTAAGCAGAGGCGTAGAGGTAACCGCAACCGGAAATCCTATTCAAATGCCAATTGGAAATGATATTTACGGACGTTTATTTAACGTAACAGGAGAAGCTATTGATGGTTTAGGTAATTTGCCAAAAGAAGGAAAAGACGGATTGTCAATTCATCGTGCTGCACCTAAATTTGAAGATTTATCTGTTTCTACCGAAGTTTTATTTACAGGTATTAAAGTAATCGATTTAATTGAACCGTATGCAAAAGGAGGTAAAATTGGTTTGTTCGGTGGAGCTGGAGTAGGTAAAACGGTATTAATTCAGGAATTAATTAACAATATTGCGAAAGGTCACGGAGGTTTATCTGTATTTGCAGGAGTAGGTGAAAGAACTCGTGAAGGAAACGATTTGCTTAGAGAAATGTTAGAATCTGGAATTATAAAATACGGAGACGATTTTATGCATTCTATGGAAGAAGGAGGATGGGATTTATCTAAAGTAGATAAACCTGGTATGAGAGATTCTAAGGCAACTTTTGTTTTCGGTCAAATGAATGAGCCACCAGGAGCACGTGCTCGAGTTGCTTTATCTGGTTTAACAATAGCAGAATATTTTAGAGATGGCGCTGGAGATGGTCAAGGAAAAGATGTACTTTTCTTTGTAGACAACATATTCCGTTTTACACAAGCCGGTTCTGAGGTATCTGCACTTTTAGGACGTATGCCATCTGCAGTAGGTTATCAACCTACTTTAGCTACCGAAATGGGGGCTATGCAAGAGCGTATTACCTCTACTAAAAAAGGTTCTATTACATCGGTTCAGGCCGTTTATGTACCTGCAGATGATTTAACAGATCCAGCACCAGCAACTACCTTTGCTCACCTAGATGCTACTACCGTATTATCTCGTAAAATTGCAGAATTAGGTATTTATCCAGCAGTAGATCCATTAGATTCTACTTCAAGAATTTTAACAGCAGATATTTTAGGAGACGAGCATTATAATTGTGCACAAAGAGTAAAAGAAATTTTACAGAGATATAAAGAGTTACAAGATATTATTGCCATTTTAGGAATGGAAGAATTATCTGAAGAAGATAAATTAGTAGTACATAGAGCTAGACGTGTACAACGTTTCTTATCTCAACCGTTTCACGTTGCAGAACAATTTACGGGTATTCCAGGAGTTTTAGTAGATATTAAAGACACTATTAAAGGATTTAATATGATTATGGATGGAGAGTTAGATAAGTATCCAGAAGCTGCTTTTAACTTAAGAGGTTCTATTCAAGACGCTATAGACGCAGGAGAGAAAATGTTGTCTGAAGCATAA